The sequence below is a genomic window from uncultured Stenotrophomonas sp..
TGTGGTCGCCGACCGCCGAGCCGAACAATGCCGGCGCCGCACCGCGGAGCCGGCCGTCGCCGCCGAACACCAGGATCTGTGCAGCGGCCTTGTCCATGATCGCGAAGGGATAACCTTCGCTGTCCCGGGTTGCGACAACCCAACCCGCGAGCTCGATTACCGTATCGGACACATCCTGGCCCTGCGGAAGCTGATCGACGGCGGCTGCCGGTTGTGCGGCGGCATCCCCGGCGCTGGCCACGCCGATGCTCGCGGATGCCAGCACCAGTGCAAGCATGGCATGAACGGCCCGGACTGAGGCGTATCTGTACATACGGATGGGGGGTTGCTCCTCGGGAACGGTGGCGGCATGACGAAAGGAACCGGTGGCCGCAAGGGCCACCGGGTTCCTGATTCAGGCGTTGCGAATCGTGCAACAGCGACTAACCGCGCGCTGCACGGCGAGGTGCCGTTTCGAGCTGCTGGACGCGACCTTCGATCTGGTCCAGGCGTTGATTGGCCCGCTGCGCGGACTGGTTGGCGGATTCGGCGCTCTGCGCCGCGCCCTGTACCCTCGAGTCGAGTTGATCGAGGCGTGTGTTGATCGTTGCAAAGTCGTCCTTGTAGGTGGCGCAGGCGCCAAGGCCCACGGTGACGGCGATCGCCACACCAAGCGTACGTGCCGTCTTCAGATGCTGTTTGGTCAGGAACATTCCACTCCTCCTTCTTCGGGGAGCTTGGAATATAGCGGTCTTTCAGACGAAGCCCTGACCCGCCTTCAGCTGATGTTGGAACACGTGGACGGGCCGTGAAGGCCGAGCGTCAGCTGGCACTTGCCAACAGATCAAGGCCGGACATCGGCGGCACGCTGGCCGGGCCCCAATGGGTCAGATGGCTGGACGCCATCCGCAAACGAAAAGAGCCGCTTGTGCGGCTCCCTTCGTCACCAACGCGTGGATCGGCTCACGAACGCAGCGGAATCACCCGGATCTCGACGCGGCGGTTCTGCGCGCGACCGGCCTCGGTGTCGTTGCTGGCGATCGGATAGGACTTGCCGGCGCCCAGCGTCTCGATGCGCTCGCGCTGCACGCCCTGCGCGCTGAGGTAGGCGGCCACGGCGTCGGCGCGCTCCTTGGAGATGCGGTTGTTCACCGCGTCGGTGCCGATGCTGTCGGTGTGGCCGACCACTTCGATCATGGTCTGGTTGTACTCGGCCAAGGTCGAAGCCACGCCGTTGAGCGCGCCGTAGAACTGCGGCTTGAGCGTGGTCTTGTTGAAGTCGAAAGTGATGCCGTCGGGCAGGTTCAGGGTGATGTTGTCGCCCTGGCGCTGCACGTCGATGCCGGTGTTGGCGGTGCGCTCGCGCAGCGCGCGCTCCTGGCGGTCCTGGTAGTTGCCGACGGCCGCGCCGCCCAGCGCGCCGATGCCGGCACCGATCATCGCGTGCTGGCGGCGCTCGGTGGCGCTGCTGCCGCTGAGCAGGCCGGCGGCGGTACCGATGGCGGCGCCGATCAGCGCGCCCTTGCCGGTGCGGTTCTGCTGCTGGGTCGGGTTGCCGTAGGGGTCGCTCTGCACATACGAGCCGCCGGTGGCACAGGCCGAAAGCACCGCGGCGGCCACCAGGCCAATGGAGACGTTGCGGAAAGTGGTACGGGCAGTCATGGGACTCTCCTTGCGTGGGCCGGCGCCGCCGGCATGGAATACGCCGGCAGCATAAACAGCGCGACGCGATAAGCGCATGACGATGCCGGCACCGTCACGGCCTCCATTCATCTACCTGTCCACGCATTCATGGGCAGCACCAGGGCCCTCCCGCTCAGGATTCGCCGGCCGCTCTCCAGTCGGCGCTGTAGAGCTGCCAGTCGCCATCATGCTCGCGCCAGCCACTGGTCACCTGCCAGAGCTGCCCGCGCTCGGGCAGGAAACCGCCGTTGCCGCCGGTCAGCAGCACGGTGAAGCGTACCGTGGCCGTGCCCTGTCCCATTTCCACCTCCAGCGGCCCGGTGCGCACACCGACCTTGGCATTGAGCAGCAACTGGCCGCGCAGCAGGCGTTCCAGTCCGTCGCGGTCCAGCCCGTCGTTGCCGATGAAGTCCGCCGCCACCCGTGCCATGAACGCCTTGGGCTGGCCGTTTTCCGCCGCTTCCTGCATCGCCGCCACCTCCCCGCGCAGGCGCTGCTCCGGCGCATGCCGGGCACAGGCGGCCAGCGCGCAGGCGATCAATGCAATACGCAGGCAGTTCAATACTGTTCGAGCCATCCCCCCTCCCTTCGCCTTTTCCATTCTGAACGGTATGCTGCCACCAACGGCGGCGCCGTGCCGGGCCGCACATTCGATACAAACCACATGCAAATCCTGGAGGGGAAGATGAATCGGGAACGTCCGTGGCTGCAGAGTTATCCCGCTGGCGTGCCGGCGGAGATCGATGTCGAGGAGTTCCGCTCCGTCGTCTCGGTGTTCGACGCTTCCGTCGCCCGCTTCCGCGACCGCCCCGCCTATTCCAACTTCGGCAAGACCCTCACCTACGGCGAGGCCGATGCGCTGGTCAGCCAGTTCGCCGCCTACCTGCTGGGCGAGCTGCAGCTGAAGAAGGGCGACCGCGTCGCGGTGATGATGCCCAACTGCCTGCAATACCCGATCGCCACCTTCGGCATCCTGCGCGCCGGCCTGACCGTGGTGAACGTCAACCCGCTCTATACCGCGCGCGAGCTCAAGCACCAGCTGGTCGATGCCGGCGCCGCGGTGCTGGTGGTGGTGGACAACTTCGGCGACACCGTGCAGCAGGTCATCGCCGACACCCCGGTCAAGCAGGTCGTCACCACCGGGCTGGGCGACATGCTCGGCTTCCCCAAGGGTGCGATCGTCAACTTCGTGCTCAAGTACGTGAAGAAGATGGTGCCGGACCATCACATCCCCGGCGCCATCCGCTTCCGCGAGGCACTGCGTCTGGGCAGCGGCCACACGCTGCCGCCGGTGGAGATCAGCCACGACGACATCGCCTTCCTGCAGTACACCGGTGGCACCACCGGCGTGGCCAAGGGCGCGATGCTCACCCACCGCAACCTGATCGCCAACATGCAGCAGGCCTCGGCGTGGATCTCCGCCTCCGGCGTCAAGCCCGGCGAGGAAGTCATCATCACCGCGTTGCCGCTGTACCACATCTTCGCGCTGACCGCGAACGGGCTGGTCTTCATGAAGCTCGGCGGGCTCAACTACCTGATCACCAACCCGCGCGACATGAAGGGCTTCGTCAAGGAGCTCAAGGGCACCCGCTTCACCGCCATCACCGGCGTCAACACGCTGTTCAACGGCCTGCTCAACACGCCCGGCTTCGACGAGGTGGATTTCTCCGCGCTCAAGGTCACCCTCGGCGGCGGCATGGCGGTACAGCGCGCAGTGGCCGAGAAGTGGAAGAAGGTCACCGGCGTCACCCTGGTGGAAGCCTACGGCCTGACCGAGACGTCGCCGGCGGCGTGCATCAACCCGCTGGACCTGGCCGAATACAACGGCGCCATCGGCCTGCCCATCCCCTCCACCGATGCCTGCGTCAAGGACGATGACGGCAACATGGTCGCCACCGGCGAGGTCGGCGAACTGTGCATCCGCGGCCCGCAGGTGATGAAGGGCTACTGGCAACGCCCGGACGAAACCGCCAAGACCATCGATGCCGATGGCTGGCTGCATACCGGCGACATGGCGAAGATGGACGAAAAGGGCTTCTTCTACATCGTCGACCGCAAGAAGGACATGATCCTGGTCTCGGGCTTCAACGTGTACCCGAACGAGGTCGAGGACGTGATCGCGATGATGCCCGGCGTGCTGGAAGTGGCCGCGGTGGGTGTGCCGAGCGAGAAGTCCGGCGAGGTGGTCAAGGTGGTCATCGTCAAGAAGGACCCCAACCTGACCGAGGAGCAGGTCAAGGAGTTCGCCCGCGCCAACCTCACCGGCTACAAGCACCCGCGCATCGTCGAGTTCCGCACCGAACTGCCCAAGACCAACGTCGGCAAGATCCTGCGCCGCGAACTGCGCGACGCCCCGCCGCAGGCCTGACCCCTCCCATCACAGGAACCACCCATGAGCGACCCCGTACTGGAAGTGGTCATCAAGCTGGCCGAAAGCAGCCCCGAAATCGACATCCCGGTCACCCTGACCGTGGGTGGCCTGCTGATCTCCGGGCGCGTCATCAGCCGCGAGAACTACATGCAGGAGAACTGGCTCACCGCCAGCATCGAGGAAGGCATCAAGCAGGCGCTGGAGCAGATCGGCGAGGACCCCAAGCCCGCCGACGGCCACCGCCACTACATCCACCTGCGCGACGTGCGCTATTTCTCGCCGGGCCAGTCACCGACCCCGAGCGTGGGTACGGTGACCTGCCGCATTGCGCTGGCGCACGTTTCCGCCTTCCACTTCGGCTTCCTGTCACTGGCCGAGGGCTGAGCCTCAGCGCGGGCCCCGTAGATGCGGGGCTTGCCCCCGCCGCATGGGGCTTCGCCGGGAAAGCCCTGTATGGGGCAAGCCCCATACCGACGGATCCCCGTTTGTAATGAAAAGGGCCTTGCCATGCCGGCAAGGCCCTTTCGTTTCCGCCATCGGCGATGCGCTCAGGCTTCCGGGCGCATGTACGGGAACAGCAGCACGTCGCGGATCGAGGCGCGGCCGGTGAGCAGCATCACCAGCCGGTCGATGCCGATGCCCAGCCCGCCGGTCGGGGCCATGCCGTATTCCAGTGCGCGGATGTAGTCGGCGTCGAAGTACATGGCTTCTTCGTCGCCGGCGTCCTTGGCTTCGACCAGGCCGAGCGCTTCCGCGCCCAGGTCGAAGCCAAGGACGCCGGGAAGTGCATGGCCTCGTCGTCGCCGGCATCCTTGGCCTCGACCTGCGCGCGGAAACGCGCGGCCTGGTCTTCGGGGTCGTTCAATTCGGAGAAGCCGTTGGCCAGCTCCTTGCCGTTGATGAACAACTCGAAGCGGTCGGTATAGCCCGGCTCATTATCGCTGGCGCGGGCCAGCGGCGAGACCTCGACCGGGTGGTCGGTGATGAAGGTCGGCTGCACCAGCTTGTCCTCCACCGTCGCCTCGAAGATTTCCAGCAGCAGCTTGCCCCAGCCATACGACGGCTTGACACGGATCTTCAAGCGCTCGCAGTGGCGCAGCAGCGCAGCGCGGTCGGTGCAATCGGCGGCGCTGATCTCCGGGTTGTAGTGGCACACCGCCTCATCCATCCGCCAGCGGCGGAAGGCCGGGCCAAGGTCGATCTTCGCGCCGTCCCACTCCACTTCGGTGGTACCCAGCACCTGCCGGGCGACGTCGCGGATCACACCTTCGGTCAGGTCCATCACCTCGTTGTAGGTGGCGTAAGCCTCGTACAACTCCATCATGGTGAACTCGGGGTTGTGGCGGGTACTCACGCCCTCGTTACGGAAGTTGCGGTTGATCTCGTACACGCGCTCCAGCCCGCCCACCACCAGCCGCTTGAGGTACAGCTCCGGCGCCACGCGCAGGTACAGGTCCAGGTCCAACGCGTTGTGGTGGGTGGTGAATGGTTTTGCGGTCGCGCCGCCCGGGATGTAATGCATCATCGGCGTCTCGACTTCGAGGAAGTCGCGCGCGTCCAGCCAGGCGCGCATCGCGCGGATGATCTTCGAGCGCTTGATGAACACATCGCGCGACTCCGGAGTCACGATCAGGTCGACGTAACGCTGGCGATAACGCTGCTCGACGTCAGCCAGCCCATGCCATTTGTCCGGCAGCGGCCGCAGCGACTTGACCAGCAGGCGGATCGAGGTGGCCTTGACCGACAGTTCGCCGGTCCTGGTGCGGGTCAACCCGCCTTCCACCGCGATGATGTCACCCACGTCCCATCCCTTGAACGCGGCATAGGCATCGCCCAGCGCGGCGGCCTGCAGGAACAGCTGGATGCGGCCGGACTCGTCCTGGATCTGCGCGAAGCTGGCCTTGCCCATCACCCGCTTGGCCATCAGCCGGCCGGCCATCTTCACCGTGCGCCCGGAAGCCTCCAGCGCCTCGGCGGTCCACTGCCCGGCATCGGCGAACTCGTCCTGCAACGCACCGGCGAACTGCTCGCGGCGGAAATCGTTGGGGAAGGCGATGCCCTGCTCGCGCAGCGCCTTGAGTTTGCCGCGGCGCTCGGCGATCAGGCTGTTCTCGTCGGCGGGCGGGGGCGTGGCGGTGTTGTCGGTCATGGCGGCGATGTTCGGTGCGTGGTGGATTTTTCTGGCTTCCTGCAGGAGCGACGTCAGTCGCGATGAAGCTTTACCGGTAAACCCGGTCGCGACTTACGTCGCTCCTACAGGGGGCAAAACGAGGTGTTTACGCGTCGATGCGCTTGGAACCGGCTTCCAGGCCGGACTTCAGGCTGGCCTCGACGAACTCGTCCAGGTCGCCGTCCAGCACCTTCTGCGTGTCGCTGCGCTCGATGCCGGTGCGCAGGTCCTTGATGCGGCTCTGGTCGAGCACGTAGTTGCGGATCTGGCTGCCCCAGCCGATGTCGGACTTGGTGGCTTCCAGCGCATCACGCTCGGCATTGCGCTTTTGCACTTCCAGTTCGTACAGCTTGGCTGCCAGCATCTTCATCGCGCGGTCGCGGTTGGCATGCTGGCTGCGCTCGGTCTGGCAGGCCACCACCGTGTTGGTCGGCACGTGGGTGATACGCACCGCCGACTCGGTCTTGTTGACGTGCTGGCCACCGGCACCCGAGGAACGGTACACGTCGGTCTTCAGGTCGGCCGGGTTGATATCGATGTCGATGCTGTCATCCACTTCCGGCGACACGAACACCGAGGTGAAGCTGGTATGGCGGCGGTTGTCCGAGTCGAACGGGCTCTTGCGCACCAGCCGGTGCACGCCGATCTCGGTCTTCAGCCAGCCATAGGCGAAGTCGCCCTCGACGCGGAAGGTCGCCGACTTGATGCCGGCCACGTCGCCGCCGGAGACTTCCAGCAGTTCGGTCTTCCAGCCACGGCTCTCGGCCCAGCGCAGGTACATGCGCAGCAGGATCTCGGCCCAGTCCTGCGCCTCGGTACCGCCGGCACCGGCCTGGATGTCGACGAAGGCGTTGGCCGAATCCATCTGCCCGGAAAACATGCGCTGGAATTCCAGCTTCTCGATCTGCGTCTGGTACCTGTCCAGGTCGGCGACCACCGCCAGCGCGGTGTCCTCGTCCTGCTCGCTCTCGGCCAGCTCCAGCAGCTCGGTGCACTCGGTCATGCCGTCGAGCACGGCGGCGATGCCGACCACGGTCTTCTCCAGCAGGGAGCGCTCGCGGCCCAGGTTCTGCGCGTATTCGGCGTTGTTCCAGATGTCCGGGTTTTCCAGCTCCCGGGTTACTTCCTCAAGGCGTTCTTTCTTGACGTCGTAGTCAAAGATACCCCCTGAGCGA
It includes:
- a CDS encoding conserved exported hypothetical protein (Evidence 4 : Homologs of previously reported genes of unknown function); the encoded protein is MFLTKQHLKTARTLGVAIAVTVGLGACATYKDDFATINTRLDQLDSRVQGAAQSAESANQSAQRANQRLDQIEGRVQQLETAPRRAARG
- the yiaD gene encoding Inner membrane lipoprotein YiaD — its product is MTARTTFRNVSIGLVAAAVLSACATGGSYVQSDPYGNPTQQQNRTGKGALIGAAIGTAAGLLSGSSATERRQHAMIGAGIGALGGAAVGNYQDRQERALRERTANTGIDVQRQGDNITLNLPDGITFDFNKTTLKPQFYGALNGVASTLAEYNQTMIEVVGHTDSIGTDAVNNRISKERADAVAAYLSAQGVQRERIETLGAGKSYPIASNDTEAGRAQNRRVEIRVIPLRS
- a CDS encoding conserved exported hypothetical protein (Evidence 4 : Homologs of previously reported genes of unknown function), whose amino-acid sequence is MARTVLNCLRIALIACALAACARHAPEQRLRGEVAAMQEAAENGQPKAFMARVAADFIGNDGLDRDGLERLLRGQLLLNAKVGVRTGPLEVEMGQGTATVRFTVLLTGGNGGFLPERGQLWQVTSGWREHDGDWQLYSADWRAAGES
- the fadD gene encoding acyl-CoA synthetase (long-chain-fatty-acid--CoA ligase) (Evidence 2a : Function of homologous gene experimentally demonstrated in an other organism; PubMedId : 12034706, 8107670; Product type e : enzyme), giving the protein MQILEGKMNRERPWLQSYPAGVPAEIDVEEFRSVVSVFDASVARFRDRPAYSNFGKTLTYGEADALVSQFAAYLLGELQLKKGDRVAVMMPNCLQYPIATFGILRAGLTVVNVNPLYTARELKHQLVDAGAAVLVVVDNFGDTVQQVIADTPVKQVVTTGLGDMLGFPKGAIVNFVLKYVKKMVPDHHIPGAIRFREALRLGSGHTLPPVEISHDDIAFLQYTGGTTGVAKGAMLTHRNLIANMQQASAWISASGVKPGEEVIITALPLYHIFALTANGLVFMKLGGLNYLITNPRDMKGFVKELKGTRFTAITGVNTLFNGLLNTPGFDEVDFSALKVTLGGGMAVQRAVAEKWKKVTGVTLVEAYGLTETSPAACINPLDLAEYNGAIGLPIPSTDACVKDDDGNMVATGEVGELCIRGPQVMKGYWQRPDETAKTIDADGWLHTGDMAKMDEKGFFYIVDRKKDMILVSGFNVYPNEVEDVIAMMPGVLEVAAVGVPSEKSGEVVKVVIVKKDPNLTEEQVKEFARANLTGYKHPRIVEFRTELPKTNVGKILRRELRDAPPQA
- a CDS encoding conserved hypothetical protein (Evidence 4 : Homologs of previously reported genes of unknown function), producing the protein MSDPVLEVVIKLAESSPEIDIPVTLTVGGLLISGRVISRENYMQENWLTASIEEGIKQALEQIGEDPKPADGHRHYIHLRDVRYFSPGQSPTPSVGTVTCRIALAHVSAFHFGFLSLAEG
- the prfB gene encoding Peptide chain release factor 2; this encodes MVGIAAVLDGMTECTELLELAESEQDEDTALAVVADLDRYQTQIEKLEFQRMFSGQMDSANAFVDIQAGAGGTEAQDWAEILLRMYLRWAESRGWKTELLEVSGGDVAGIKSATFRVEGDFAYGWLKTEIGVHRLVRKSPFDSDNRRHTSFTSVFVSPEVDDSIDIDINPADLKTDVYRSSGAGGQHVNKTESAVRITHVPTNTVVACQTERSQHANRDRAMKMLAAKLYELEVQKRNAERDALEATKSDIGWGSQIRNYVLDQSRIKDLRTGIERSDTQKVLDGDLDEFVEASLKSGLEAGSKRIDA